One window of Calypte anna isolate BGI_N300 chromosome 9, bCalAnn1_v1.p, whole genome shotgun sequence genomic DNA carries:
- the ZNF639 gene encoding zinc finger protein 639, translating to MNEHPKKRKRKTLHPSRYSDSSGASKYIDNSGIFSDHCYSVCSMKQPDMRFSESRGRYHSPVQSLDTDDDGSPVHAGTSHWSGSHSNVVGMHYTDPKKKDKEKGTNNGMCRDLCDSPIFSDSPTEEEKPLDIQTVEISTTEVNAVEVHDIETQTVSPEKLEAEDLEDIPLETCKMFEKNQALNITAQQKWPLLRANSSGLYKCELCDFNSKYFSDLKQHMILKHKTCTDTHVCKVCKESFSSKVQLIEHVKLHEEDPYICKYCDYKTVIFENLSQHIADTHFNDHLYWCEQCDMQFSSSSELYLHFQEHSCDEQYLCQFCEHETNDPEDLHSHVVNEHACRLIELSDSYHNKERGQYSLINKISFDKCKTSLCAKCVASGAGCTQMSTGHVAIEHTKYSLMFVMTVGRAFQTFELIDVCDVLQLPKSCLLLNKRIFYMEDC from the exons ATGAACGAACATcctaaaaagaggaaaaggaagactCTACACCCTTCTCGATATTCAG aTTCTTCAGGTGCAAGCAAATACATAGACAACAGTGGCATTTTTTCTGACCACTGCTATAGTGTCTGTTCTATGAAACAGCCAGATATGAGGTTCTCTGAAAGCAGAG GTAGATACCACAGTCCTGTGCAGAGCTTAGACACAGATGATGATGGGAGTCCAGTGCATGCTGGGACTTCTCACTGGAGTGGGTCACATTCAAATGTTGTGGGGATGCACTACACAGACCctaaaaaaaaggacaaag AGAAAGGTACAAATAACGGTATGTGCAGAGACTTATGTGATTCACCTATATTCAGTGATAGCCCTACAGAAGAAGAGAAACCTCTAGATATTCAAACTGTAGAAATTTCTACAACAGAAGTGAATGCTGTAGAAGTTCATGACATAGAAACACAAACTGTGTCACCTGAGAAGCTAGAAGCTGAGGACCTAGAGGATATCCCTCTGGAAACCTGCAAAATGTTTGAGAAGAACCAGGCTTTAAATATCACAGCTCAACAGAAGTGGCCTTTGCTGAGAGCCAACAGCAGTGGCTTATACAAATGTGAGCTCTGTGACTTTAATAGCAAGTACTTTTCTGATTTAAAGCAGCACATGATCCTGAAGCACAAGACGTGTACGGACACTCATGTCTGCAAAGTTTGTAAAGAAAGCTTCTCCAGCAAAGTGCAGCTCATTGAACACGTGAAACTGCATGAGGAGGATCCCTACATCTGTAAATATTGTGATTACAAAACGGTGATATTTGAGAATCTGAGTCAGCACATAGCAGACACTCACTTCAATGACCACCTCTACTGGTGTGAGCAGTGTGACATGCAGTTCTCCTCAAGCAGTGAGCTGTACCTGCACTTCCAGGAGCACAGCTGTGACGAGCAGTATCTGTGTCAGTTCTGTGAGCATGAGACAAATGACCCAGAAGATCTCCACAGCCACGTGGTGAACGAGCACGCGTGTCGACTGATAGAGCTGAGTGACAGCTACCACAACAAGGAGCGTGGACAGTACAGTCTCATAAACAAAATCAGTTTTGACAAGTGCAAAACTTCTTTGTGTGCCAAGTGTGTGGCTTCAGGAGCAGGCTGCACACAAATGTCAACAGGGCACGTAGCTATTGAACACACAAAATATTCCCTCATGTTTGTGATGACTGTGGGAAGGGCTTTTCAG actTTTGAGCTGATAGATGTGTGTGATGTACTTCAGCTTCCCAAATCATGTTTGTTACtgaacaaaagaattttttatatgGAAGATTGTTGA